The segment GAGAGAAAGGGTCAGCCGGTGAGGGCGGCTACGGCGGTGGTGAAGACCTTGCCGATGGAGTTGGGGTCGGGGGAGGAGAACTGGAGGCCGTCGGTGACGCGAGCGACCTGGGCCAGGGCGGCCGGGTCGGCGCCGGTGCCGTACGCGAGGGTCACGATGTGGACCGGCTTCGCCGGGTTGTGCAGAGTCTTCAGCTGAGCCAGCAGCCGGGGGAGCGTGATGCTGCCGGCGTCCTCGTTCTGGCCGTCGGTGATGACCACGATCGTGTTGACCGCGTCGGCCCGGTAGGCCGCGGTCGCGCTGCGGTACGCGGCCAGGATGCTGTCGTACAACCCCGTCGCCGTCCGCGGCACCATCGCCTTGTACGCCGCGACGGAGGCGACCTGCCGGTTCGGATACGGCCCGACGCGCTGCCCGGCCGGCCCGAGCGGCACCAGCACCTTGTAGTCCTTGTCCCCGTCGAGCTGCCGGGAGAACTCCCACAGCCCCAGCGAGTCCTGCGGGTCGAAGAAGCCGAGCGCGGCCTGGGCCGCGTCCCGGGCCACGTCGAGCTTGGAGCGGGTACTGCCCGGGACCGGGTCGGCCATCGATCCGGACACGTCGAACAGGCCCAGCAGCGAGATCCGCCGGGTCAGCAGCCGCCAGGCCGTCCGGGCCGCGATCGGCCCGTCCACGGCCTGCTGCGCGACGGGTGCCAGCGGAAGCACCGAGTCGACCCGCAGCCCGCTGGCGATCGCGGGGCCGGCGACCCCGTCGGCGCGGCGCAGGCCGTACCCGTCCAGGCGACTCTGGACGGCGTCGGACAGCAGCCAGCTGCGGAAGTCGGCGGCGGCGGCCTTGTCGGCGGCGTCGACCCAGCTGCCGTTCGGCACCACGTACGGGAAGTCGGCCGCCAGCTGCCCGTCGATCGGGTACGTCGTGGCCAGCACGATCGACGGGCTGTCCCGGTCGTAGCGCCAGACGTCCTGCTCGTACCCGGCCAGGATGCCGACCGAGGAGATCACCTGGGCCGCGGTGCTCGATGCGGCGACGGGCGCCAGCAGCGCGGTCCCGTCCGGTGCCGGCGTCCCGAACGCGCGCGACAGCCCGAGCAGCCCCTCCCGCGCCTCCGGCCGGTCGAACGCCGCCGCGTTCACCTCCGGGGTCGGGGTCTGGGTCAGCACGCCGACCAGCGCGAGCAGGATCCCGGTGCCCAGCGGGGTGCTGCCCGGATCCATCGTGGTGACCTTGATCGGCCCCCACTCGGGGTGGCCGAGGCCGGGCTGACCCCAGCCGCGCGGGTCCTGCAGCAGCCGGATCAGGTCGCCGAGCTGGGGCTGAGTCTCACCAATCGGGCCGGCCAGCAGCCGCAGCGCGTCGCCCGGCGCCGCGAACACCAGCGGCGAGGTCGCGATGGACGGCGTCGGGACGGCGAGCACCTTGGCGCCGTCCGGGCGGATCCGCAGCAGGTCGACCGACATCGTCGACTCCGGGATCCAGACGTCGGGCGGCGCGGCCGCGCCCGGGAACGGCACCGGCTGCAGCGACTGCTGGGCCTGGTCCTGGGTCAGCGCCCCCACCGTGACCGACATGCACCGCCCGGCGACGGTGTGGTGCTCGGCGGTGTACGAGGCGGCGAGCCCGCTCAGCCAGGGCTGAACGGACGGCGCGGCCCCGACGGTGAGCGTGCCGGCCGGCCCGGCGCAGGTGGCGACGTCGTTGGACGAGTCCGCGTTGAGCACCCGGACCGCGCCGACCGAGGCGGCGGCGAGGGACAGCACGAGGACGCCGATGAGCAGCGGGCCACGCCCGACCCGGAGTCCGCGCCTGTTGTGCCGTGCCACCCGACGTCCCCTCGCCGAACTCTCCCGCCCCGTGGCCGGTGGTCCTGGCCGTGCAGCGGATCGGCCAGGGGTGGTGCCGATGTGTCGGAGCGTGACGCCCGATCAGGTCGTTGTCAATCGAACGGGTGCGTACTACGCGGGCGTGCTCAGATGCTTACCGATGGTGACGGACTGTGATCATTGGGTGAGAGCGGGCAGGTATTCCGGAAGGGTTGCAGACCGTGTCGGAATGGTTGCGCGGGCACGTGACGGTCGCCACAAGTCCACTCTTCCGGTCGAACCCGCTGGACCGAAAGACGCAGCCGGCGCTGGTCCGGACGGGGTGAATCTGCGCCGGGGATTGGCGGTCAAGCGGGGACGGTCCGTACCATCCTCGCTGATCTTCCTACCGGGCGTTCTCGCAGCGTCCGGCCCCTCTGCCCGCCGATCCAGGGAGCCGACGCGTCGTGACGGACGTCCACGACGGCACCGCGGGACGCGGCCGGGACTCGCGGGGGGAGCCCGGACAGGACCTCGACGATCTGCTGACCCGGTGGGGGTCGGAGCAGACCGGGCCCTGGAGCCGTCGGTCTACCCGTCCGGACGGCCGTCATGCGGCTTCCGATCTGACTACTCTCGGTGACGATCTGTCCCCACTCCGGCCGGCGTCGGCGCTGTCGTCCGATCACGGACCGTCGTCGGCGCCCGTGCATCGGCCGGACCACCCGTCCTGGCCGGCGGAATCGGTGCCGCCGTGGGCGCCGCCGCCGGTGCCTCGGTACGAGACGCCGCGGACCGGGCAGGAGAACGAGGACACCGGCCGGCACCGGCCCGACGGGGTCCCGCCGTCGTGGGCGGTACGTCCCAGCGCTGCGCCGAACGGCGCTCACCCGGCGGCGCCGGTCGCCGACCTGTCCGGTCAGCCCCGACGGCCGGCCCCGCCCGGACCGCCGCGCTTCGACGACACCGGTGCGTACGCCGGCTGGCTCAGTGCGCACGCGGGGTCCGGTGCCGACCGCCCGAACCGGGCCGGCTCCGAGTCGTCCCTCGCCGGCGGTCCCCGGCCGCGCCGCGAGAGCGACGCCCTCGGCGCCGACTTCGGCCGGGAGGCCGGCCGCGGCGCGGATGTGGGCCGGGAGGCCGGCCGTGGCGCCGATGTGGGCCGGGAGGCCGGCCGCGGCGCGGATGTGGGCCGGGAGGCCGGCCGCGGTGACTTCGGCACCGACAGCGGTTACTTCGGCACCGGGCGGGGCGGTCTCGGGCGCGGCGACGATCTCGCGTCAGGCGGCCACTCGCCGGCCGGTCGCGGCGGGGACTTGCCGCCGGCCGGGCCCGGCTACTCGCCGCCCGGTCGGGCGGACGAGCGCACCGGCCGCTGGGACGAGCGCGCCGGAAGCTGGGACGGCGGCGGCCGCGCGGAGGACCGGCGGCCGGACGACCCGCAGGACTACGGGCGCGGGTTCGCCGCCGGCACCGGCCTGGAACCGGGCCGTGCCTCCGACCTGGACCGCGACGCCGCGTACGGCGGCTACCGGGCGCCGGCCGCGTTCGGGGTCGGCGCGCCCACCGGCGTCGCCCTCCTGGAGCGCACCCCGGACCGGTACGGCCTGTTCACCCACGATCCGGACCTCCCGCCCGAGCCCGGCGCGGACGATGACGACGACACCCCGGGCCGGCACCGCCGCACCGCCGGGCCGGCCCGCAATCGCCGCCCGCCCTGGGTCCGCACGATCGGCTGGGTCGGCGTGTGCCTGCTGGTGCTGCTCGTCGCCGGCGGCGGGTTCGCGGCGTACCAGTACAAGACGTTGTCCGGGAACATCCACCGGATCGACGCGCTGGCCCCCACCGACAGCGCCATCCGGGACGCGGCCAAGCAGCTGGACGCGGAGAACTACCTGCTCATCGGCTCGGACACCCGGGCCGGCGCGAACGGCGCGTACGAGGACACGGCCGGGCAGGTCAGCGGCGCGCGGTCGGACACCACGATCCTGGCCCACCTCTCGCCGAACCGGGACAAGGCCGAGCTGGTCAGCTTCCCGCGCGACTCCTGGGTGAGCCTGCCGGCCTGCCGCAAGACCGGCGGCGGCACCGAGGCCGCCCACGACGGGCAGTTCAACGAGGCGTTCTCGATCGGCGGCCCGTCCTGCACGGTGCTGGCGGTGCAGAAGCTCACCGGCGTCAAGATCAACCACTACGTGCAGGTCGACTTCACCGGCTTCAAGACGATGGTGGACGCGCTCAACGGCGTCTCGATCTGCAGCACGACCCCGCTGCGCGACGACGAGAGCGGGCTGCGGCTGCCGGCCGGGACCTCGCGGCTGGACGGCGAGCAGGCGCTGGCCTTCGTCCGCGCCCGGTACGGCATCGGTGACGGCTCCGACCTCGGCCGGATCCAGCGCCAGCAGCGCTTCCTCGGCGCGATGGTGCGCTCGGCGACGAGCACCAAGCTGCTGGTGAACCCGGTCGCGCTGACGAAGTTCCTGGGCGCGGCGACGAAGTCGCTGACCCTGGACAAGCAGACCTCGTTCGGCGACCTCAAGCAGCTCGCCGACCAGCTGCACGGGCTGGACCCGCGGAAGGTCAGCTTCCTGACCGCGCCGATCGCGAACCCCGCGTACACCCCGCCGGGCTTCCCGCAGCCGCCGTCGGGGCAGGGCGGCAGCCGGGTGCTGCTCGACGACACCGCCGGCCGGACCCTGTACGACTCGATCATCAACGACAAGCCGACCCCGCCGGCGACCCCGGGCAAGCCGACCGCGTCGCCGAAGCCGAACGTGCTCACGGTCGCGCCGCAGGAGGTCAGCGTCCGGGTCCTCAACGGGGTCGGCGTCGGCGGCCTCGCCCGCAAGGTCGCGGGCGACCTGCAGAGCGTCGGCTTCACCACGATCGAGCCGACCAACGGGCCGGCAACCGCGGTCACGACGGTCCGGTACGGGGCGGACAACAAGGACGAGGCGCAGACGCTGGCCGCGGCGGTGCCGGGCTCGGTGCTGCAGGCGGACGCATCGACTGATCTCGACCTGGTCATCGGCAACAACTACACCGGCGTGAAGACCGTGAAGATCGGCGATCCGGCGAC is part of the Mycobacteriales bacterium genome and harbors:
- a CDS encoding substrate-binding domain-containing protein, with amino-acid sequence MARHNRRGLRVGRGPLLIGVLVLSLAAASVGAVRVLNADSSNDVATCAGPAGTLTVGAAPSVQPWLSGLAASYTAEHHTVAGRCMSVTVGALTQDQAQQSLQPVPFPGAAAPPDVWIPESTMSVDLLRIRPDGAKVLAVPTPSIATSPLVFAAPGDALRLLAGPIGETQPQLGDLIRLLQDPRGWGQPGLGHPEWGPIKVTTMDPGSTPLGTGILLALVGVLTQTPTPEVNAAAFDRPEAREGLLGLSRAFGTPAPDGTALLAPVAASSTAAQVISSVGILAGYEQDVWRYDRDSPSIVLATTYPIDGQLAADFPYVVPNGSWVDAADKAAAADFRSWLLSDAVQSRLDGYGLRRADGVAGPAIASGLRVDSVLPLAPVAQQAVDGPIAARTAWRLLTRRISLLGLFDVSGSMADPVPGSTRSKLDVARDAAQAALGFFDPQDSLGLWEFSRQLDGDKDYKVLVPLGPAGQRVGPYPNRQVASVAAYKAMVPRTATGLYDSILAAYRSATAAYRADAVNTIVVITDGQNEDAGSITLPRLLAQLKTLHNPAKPVHIVTLAYGTGADPAALAQVARVTDGLQFSSPDPNSIGKVFTTAVAALTG
- a CDS encoding LCP family protein, which produces MHRPDHPSWPAESVPPWAPPPVPRYETPRTGQENEDTGRHRPDGVPPSWAVRPSAAPNGAHPAAPVADLSGQPRRPAPPGPPRFDDTGAYAGWLSAHAGSGADRPNRAGSESSLAGGPRPRRESDALGADFGREAGRGADVGREAGRGADVGREAGRGADVGREAGRGDFGTDSGYFGTGRGGLGRGDDLASGGHSPAGRGGDLPPAGPGYSPPGRADERTGRWDERAGSWDGGGRAEDRRPDDPQDYGRGFAAGTGLEPGRASDLDRDAAYGGYRAPAAFGVGAPTGVALLERTPDRYGLFTHDPDLPPEPGADDDDDTPGRHRRTAGPARNRRPPWVRTIGWVGVCLLVLLVAGGGFAAYQYKTLSGNIHRIDALAPTDSAIRDAAKQLDAENYLLIGSDTRAGANGAYEDTAGQVSGARSDTTILAHLSPNRDKAELVSFPRDSWVSLPACRKTGGGTEAAHDGQFNEAFSIGGPSCTVLAVQKLTGVKINHYVQVDFTGFKTMVDALNGVSICSTTPLRDDESGLRLPAGTSRLDGEQALAFVRARYGIGDGSDLGRIQRQQRFLGAMVRSATSTKLLVNPVALTKFLGAATKSLTLDKQTSFGDLKQLADQLHGLDPRKVSFLTAPIANPAYTPPGFPQPPSGQGGSRVLLDDTAGRTLYDSIINDKPTPPATPGKPTASPKPNVLTVAPQEVSVRVLNGVGVGGLARKVAGDLQSVGFTTIEPTNGPATAVTTVRYGADNKDEAQTLAAAVPGSVLQADASTDLDLVIGNNYTGVKTVKIGDPATAKAAVAPKPKPAASATPAVTAADARCG